AGCATCCCGGCTCGGCGTGCGGCTTCGAGGCCGATATCGGTGTCCTCGAACACCACGCACGTCGCCGACTCGACCCCCAGGCGCTTCGCGGCTTCCAGGAACACGTCCGGGTCCGGTTTGTGGCGCGCCGTGTCTTCGGCCGTTACAATCGCGTCGAACCAATCGCGGATCGCGAGCCGGTCCAGCGTGCGCGTGATGGTGTCACGGTACCCGCCACTCGCGACCGCGATGGGCAACTTCCCGCGGTGTGCCGACGCGATGTTCACCACCGGTTCGATGGGCGCGACCGCTTCGAGAAGCGTGAGGAACGTTTGCTCCTTCTCGTGAACCATCGCGTCCACATCGGGCACGGCGACGCCCACTTCGCCGGCGAGAATGCGGATAATGCTCGCCGTGGGCATCCCGCCCATCGCGTAGAACCGCGGTTCGGGGAACGGGATGCCGAACCGCCCGAGCAGCGCGGTCCACGCCCGGTAGTGGGCCGGCATGGTGTTCGCCAGCGTACCGTCGCAGTCAAAGATGAGTCCGGTCGTGCCCGCGGGCGGGGTCCAGGTGTGTGTGTGCATGAGGTTCTTTTAGGGCCGCCCCCGCCCCGCGACGACCGCCAGAAGCGTTTACGCGATCGCGCCAACTTGTCGGGGCGGTTCAGCGTCATATCATTGTGATTCGTCCAATCGGCGAAATCCTAGTCTCTGTTCTGCACCTAAGTCGCGACACCAACGGTCGAACATGCAGACGCCGGCGATCAACGTTCAGAACCTCTGCAAGAACTACGGTCCCGTCCAGGCCGTTGACGACGTCACCTTCCAGGTGGCGCGCGGCGAGCTGGTCGGGTTCCTCGGCCCGAACGGGGCCGGCAAGTCCACTTGCATGCGCATCCTCACGACCTGGCTCCCCGCATCCAGCGGGTACGCGTGGCTCAACGGCTACGACGTGATGTACCAGTCGATGGATGTCCGCAAGAACATCGGGTACCTGCCCGAGAGCGTGCCGGTGTACGGCGAAATGCGGGTCCGCGAGTACCTCGCCTACCGCGCCAAACTGAAGGGCGTCGACCGCCACGGGCGCGGTGCCCGCATCGATCACTGCATGGCGAAGAGCCGCGTGAAGGAAGTGCAGAACCGCCTCCTCAGCACACTCTCGAAGGGGTACCGGCAGCGTGTGGGGCTGGCCGATACGCTCCTCGCCGATCCGCCCATTCTGATCCTCGACGAGCCGACCAGCGGCCTCGACCCCGTGCAGATCGGTGAGACCCTCGCCACCATCAAAGAACTCGGCGGTCAGCACACGATCTTGTTCTCGACACACGTCCTCCCGGAAGTCGAGAAGGTCTATGATCGCGTCATCATTATCGACAAGGGCCGCATCAAGTTCGACGAAACCAAGAAGGCCATCGACGCCCGCGAAGCGTCGTACCTCCTGGAAGTCCGCGGACCCGCGGAAGCGATGACCGCGTTCTTGCGTGACCAACCGGAACTGGCCTCCGTCGAAGTCCAGCCGATCGAAAGCGATCTGACCGGGTTCGAGTTGTGGTCGCGCGACCGCAAGGACCACCGCGAAGTGCTCGCCGCCCGGATCGCTGCAAAGGGCTGGGGCTTGCGCCGCGTCGAAGTTCGGCGCCCCAGCCTCGAAGCGATTTTCAACGACGTGGTGCGGCGGCGCCAAGAAACGGAAGCCCAAGTCGCGGCTCCGACTGAAGCGCCGCCCTCGGCCCCCGAACCGGACAAGACCCCAGCGGCGTAGCGAATGTGGAACGGGCGCACCCGCGCAACGGGCCGCGCTCTCCAACGGGTTCCGGCGCAAGAAATAGGATCACGTTTCGGTAAAAGTTCGAGCGCCCGACGCGACCAGTGGCAATGAGAATGGGGCACGTCCCCTTGCTCGCCTGAAATCAGAGCGCGAACTACCCATGAGCAGTATCCCGCCCGTAACAACCGACCCGATCCCCGCAGCGCCCGCTGTGGGGCCACTCCGCGCGCCAGTCGAAACCGCGCCCTCGGCGATCAGGATCGAGGGGCAGTCGTTCGCCCGCATTGTCGGTTTCGCGGGCCTGTTCTCGCTGGTCCTGGGCGCAGTGGTCGTGATCGCCACGCGCGTCACCGGGCAACCGAGAATCGTGCCCGAGGGCTGGGGATTCCTGTTCGCCGGCGTAGGCATCGCGCTGATGCTGTACCACGCAATTACCGACGGCGAGCAAGAGATCCG
This region of Gemmata massiliana genomic DNA includes:
- a CDS encoding HAD family hydrolase; translation: MHTHTWTPPAGTTGLIFDCDGTLANTMPAHYRAWTALLGRFGIPFPEPRFYAMGGMPTASIIRILAGEVGVAVPDVDAMVHEKEQTFLTLLEAVAPIEPVVNIASAHRGKLPIAVASGGYRDTITRTLDRLAIRDWFDAIVTAEDTARHKPDPDVFLEAAKRLGVESATCVVFEDTDIGLEAARRAGMLGVDVRPWVKTI
- a CDS encoding ABC transporter ATP-binding protein is translated as MQTPAINVQNLCKNYGPVQAVDDVTFQVARGELVGFLGPNGAGKSTCMRILTTWLPASSGYAWLNGYDVMYQSMDVRKNIGYLPESVPVYGEMRVREYLAYRAKLKGVDRHGRGARIDHCMAKSRVKEVQNRLLSTLSKGYRQRVGLADTLLADPPILILDEPTSGLDPVQIGETLATIKELGGQHTILFSTHVLPEVEKVYDRVIIIDKGRIKFDETKKAIDAREASYLLEVRGPAEAMTAFLRDQPELASVEVQPIESDLTGFELWSRDRKDHREVLAARIAAKGWGLRRVEVRRPSLEAIFNDVVRRRQETEAQVAAPTEAPPSAPEPDKTPAA